One region of Mucilaginibacter sp. 14171R-50 genomic DNA includes:
- the yidC gene encoding membrane protein insertase YidC produces the protein MDKNTFTGLFLIMIIMGVGIWVMKPSEADIKKEQLTVHQDSIKKGLIKTQAAAASTTAAVKADTVKKTGIDSAVLKTPFGAATIGTEQFVTIENKELRLKLSTKGGRIFSAELKNYKTFDKKPLILFEGNTNKFGITLKAGDRNLNTNDLYFTPTATSLKVAEQDSGSVTMRLSYSPTQYIDYIYTLKGTGFKLGLNIKSTGLDQVVANSNVYNLNWAASLPKQEKDIAQERQYSTVYFKNTENEVDYLSEAKDDQKSITDKKLQWVAFKQHFFSNVLIAKGGITKSDLNVATDVADTADVKQMKADLTLNRNADGSAPLEFYFGPNRFNTLKDQGYDLQKLVNLGWGPLKYINQFAVLPLFNFLNKFNWNYGIIILILTIVLKLVLAPLTYKSYLSMAKMRVLKPEMDEIKGKVGEDNPTLLQQEYLKLYKKAGVNPLGGCLPLLIQMPIVIAFFRFFPSLFELRGESFLWMHDLSTYDAVITFGKIPFIGNHISLMCLLMTISTLIYTYFNNQISGATGQMKYIGYITPIIFLATLNSYPSGLNYYYFLANMLTFAQQYMIRLMVDDKKIHAQIQENKKKPDDPKKKKSGFAAKMEEMMRQQQQIQAKKGK, from the coding sequence ATGGATAAAAATACTTTTACAGGGTTATTCCTGATCATGATCATCATGGGTGTTGGCATATGGGTTATGAAACCCTCGGAAGCCGACATCAAAAAAGAGCAGCTTACTGTTCACCAGGATTCGATAAAAAAAGGCCTGATCAAAACACAGGCTGCAGCAGCGTCTACTACTGCGGCTGTTAAAGCCGATACCGTTAAAAAAACAGGTATTGATTCTGCTGTTTTAAAAACACCTTTCGGCGCGGCTACCATAGGCACCGAGCAATTTGTAACCATCGAAAATAAAGAGCTGCGCTTAAAATTATCGACAAAAGGCGGTCGTATTTTTAGCGCCGAGCTAAAAAATTACAAAACTTTTGATAAAAAACCCCTGATACTGTTTGAAGGCAATACAAATAAGTTTGGTATAACCCTTAAGGCCGGCGACAGGAACCTGAATACAAATGACCTGTACTTTACCCCTACCGCAACATCATTAAAGGTTGCAGAACAGGATTCGGGATCGGTTACCATGCGCTTAAGCTATAGCCCTACCCAGTATATAGATTATATATATACGCTTAAAGGCACGGGCTTTAAACTGGGCCTTAATATAAAGTCAACCGGGTTAGACCAGGTTGTTGCTAACAGCAACGTTTATAACCTTAACTGGGCTGCAAGCCTGCCTAAGCAGGAAAAAGACATTGCCCAGGAGCGCCAGTACAGTACTGTTTATTTCAAAAACACCGAAAACGAAGTAGATTACTTAAGCGAGGCTAAGGACGATCAGAAATCGATTACAGATAAAAAGCTACAGTGGGTTGCCTTTAAACAGCATTTCTTTTCGAATGTGCTCATCGCCAAGGGCGGCATAACAAAATCTGACCTAAACGTTGCTACCGACGTGGCCGACACCGCCGACGTAAAACAAATGAAGGCCGACCTTACGCTTAACCGCAACGCCGATGGCTCGGCCCCGCTTGAATTTTACTTTGGCCCTAACCGCTTTAATACGCTTAAAGATCAGGGCTACGACCTGCAAAAGCTGGTTAACCTGGGCTGGGGGCCGTTAAAATACATCAACCAGTTTGCTGTATTACCACTGTTTAACTTTTTAAATAAGTTTAACTGGAACTATGGTATCATCATTTTGATATTAACCATTGTACTTAAGCTGGTGTTAGCGCCGCTTACCTATAAATCGTACCTGAGCATGGCTAAAATGCGTGTGCTTAAACCGGAAATGGACGAGATAAAAGGTAAGGTTGGCGAGGATAACCCCACCCTTTTACAACAGGAATATTTAAAGCTTTACAAAAAAGCAGGGGTAAACCCGCTGGGAGGCTGCTTGCCGCTGCTGATACAAATGCCGATAGTGATCGCCTTCTTCCGCTTTTTTCCAAGCTTGTTTGAGCTTAGGGGCGAAAGCTTTTTGTGGATGCATGATCTTTCGACCTACGATGCGGTAATTACTTTTGGAAAGATCCCTTTTATTGGTAACCACATCAGCTTAATGTGTTTGCTGATGACCATATCTACATTGATATACACTTATTTTAATAATCAGATATCTGGCGCTACCGGGCAAATGAAATATATAGGGTATATAACCCCTATCATTTTCCTGGCCACGTTAAACAGCTATCCATCAGGCTTAAACTACTACTACTTTTTGGCCAACATGCTGACATTTGCACAGCAATATATGATCAGGCTGATGGTTGATGATAAAAAGATACATGCCCAGATACAGGAGAACAAGAAGAAACCCGATGATCCTAAAAAGAAAAAATCAGGCTTCGCTGCTAAAATGGAAGAAATGATGCGCCAGCAGCAACAAATACAGGCGAAGAAAGGAAAATAG
- a CDS encoding CTP synthase, translating into MTKYIFVTGGVTSSLGKGIISASLAKLLQARGYRVTIQKFDPYINIDPGTLNPYEHGECYVTEDGAETDLDLGHYERFLNTPTSKANNITTGRIYQNVINREREGAFLGKTVQVVPHITDEIKRNMRILGETGDYDIVITEIGGTVGDIESLPFVEAVRQFKWEAGSGNALVIHLTLIPFLAAAGELKTKPTQHSVKMLLEYGIQPDILVCRTEHHINADIRKKIALFCNVNINAVVESMDASTIYDVPLLMLKEQLDKTVLTKLKLSHKNEPNLENWKDFLGRLKNPTSEVKIGLVGKYVELPDAYKSIIEAFIHAGAKNECKVRVQYIPSEQLTPVNAIEKLRGLHGVLVAPGFGERGFEGKIEAIRYVRENNIPFFGICLGMQCSVVEFGRNVLGLKDASSTEMNPDTPHPVIDMMEEQKGIVNKGGTMRLGAYPCDLKKNSKAALAYGKTHISERHRHRFEFNNKYLKDYEQAGLVPSGINPDNGLVEVVELKNHPFFVGAQFHPELKSTVANPHPLFINFVAASLAYARKN; encoded by the coding sequence ATGACTAAATACATTTTTGTTACGGGTGGAGTTACCTCATCGTTAGGAAAAGGCATTATTTCGGCCTCATTAGCTAAACTTTTACAGGCGCGCGGCTACCGCGTCACCATCCAAAAATTCGATCCTTACATTAACATTGATCCGGGTACCTTAAACCCTTACGAGCATGGCGAATGCTATGTTACCGAGGATGGCGCCGAAACCGACCTTGACCTTGGCCACTACGAGCGTTTTTTAAACACGCCTACCTCAAAGGCCAATAATATTACCACCGGCCGCATTTACCAAAACGTTATTAACCGCGAACGCGAAGGCGCATTCCTTGGTAAAACCGTACAGGTTGTACCCCATATTACCGACGAGATAAAACGCAACATGCGCATACTGGGCGAAACCGGCGATTACGATATTGTAATTACCGAGATAGGCGGTACCGTAGGCGATATCGAGTCGTTACCGTTTGTGGAAGCCGTGAGGCAGTTTAAATGGGAAGCGGGCTCTGGCAACGCGCTGGTGATACACCTTACGCTTATACCGTTTTTAGCCGCTGCCGGCGAGTTAAAGACCAAACCTACCCAGCACTCTGTTAAAATGCTGCTTGAGTATGGTATACAGCCTGATATATTGGTGTGCCGTACCGAGCACCACATAAACGCCGATATCAGAAAAAAAATAGCATTGTTTTGTAACGTTAACATCAACGCCGTTGTCGAATCCATGGACGCGTCGACGATTTATGATGTGCCGTTGCTGATGCTGAAAGAACAATTGGACAAAACGGTTTTAACAAAGTTAAAGCTATCGCACAAAAACGAGCCAAACCTGGAAAACTGGAAGGATTTTTTGGGCCGTTTGAAAAACCCTACTTCCGAAGTGAAAATTGGGTTGGTAGGTAAATATGTAGAGCTGCCGGATGCTTATAAATCAATTATAGAGGCGTTTATACATGCCGGTGCAAAAAACGAGTGCAAGGTACGTGTACAATACATCCCGTCGGAACAGTTAACGCCGGTTAACGCTATCGAAAAGTTGCGCGGCCTGCATGGCGTATTGGTTGCACCGGGCTTTGGCGAGCGTGGCTTTGAAGGTAAGATAGAGGCTATACGCTATGTGCGCGAAAACAATATCCCGTTCTTTGGCATTTGCCTGGGCATGCAATGTTCGGTAGTTGAGTTTGGGCGCAATGTTTTAGGGTTAAAGGACGCCAGCAGCACCGAAATGAACCCCGATACGCCTCATCCGGTAATTGATATGATGGAAGAGCAAAAAGGAATTGTAAATAAGGGCGGAACCATGCGTTTGGGCGCATACCCATGCGATCTGAAAAAGAACAGCAAAGCAGCCCTTGCTTACGGTAAAACACATATCAGCGAGCGCCACAGGCATCGTTTTGAGTTTAACAACAAATATTTGAAAGATTACGAGCAGGCCGGCCTGGTACCATCGGGTATCAATCCTGATAACGGCCTTGTTGAAGTTGTAGAGCTTAAAAATCACCCGTTTTTTGTAGGCGCACAGTTTCACCCCGAATTAAAATCAACGGTTGCTAATCCGCACCCACTTTTTATTAACTTTGTCGCCGCTTCGCTGGCTTACGCCCGCAAGAACTAA
- the gatC gene encoding Asp-tRNA(Asn)/Glu-tRNA(Gln) amidotransferase subunit GatC yields MTIDEQTVDKIAHLARLQLAADEKQAMIKDMNKILGFMDKLNEVDTTGIEPLVYMTEGPNILREDVVKQEITTAEALQNAPDHDGSHFLVAKVIK; encoded by the coding sequence ATGACCATAGACGAACAAACGGTTGATAAAATTGCCCATCTAGCCAGGCTGCAACTCGCCGCCGATGAAAAGCAGGCCATGATAAAGGATATGAATAAGATACTGGGCTTTATGGACAAACTGAACGAGGTTGATACAACAGGCATAGAGCCCCTTGTTTACATGACCGAAGGGCCAAACATACTGCGCGAGGATGTGGTAAAGCAGGAAATTACTACTGCCGAGGCGCTGCAAAACGCTCCCGATCATGACGGAAGCCATTTTTTGGTAGCGAAAGTTATTAAGTAG
- a CDS encoding deoxynucleoside kinase translates to MHIAIVGNIGAGKTTLTEMLAKNYGWEPLFEAVDNNPYLEDFYNEMKRWSFNLQIYFLNSRYRQIVDIQKGGRNIIQDRTIYEDAHIFAENLHDMGLMTTRDYENYQSMFDNITEFIKPPDLLVYLKASVPTLVNNIQRRGREYEIGIRIDYLSKLNEKYDKWIKGYNLGKLLVLDKDNLDFANNTEDMATIVNLIEREINGLF, encoded by the coding sequence ATGCACATAGCTATTGTAGGAAATATTGGCGCCGGTAAAACCACCCTTACCGAAATGTTAGCGAAAAATTACGGATGGGAACCCCTTTTTGAGGCGGTTGACAATAACCCCTACCTGGAAGATTTTTATAACGAAATGAAGCGCTGGAGCTTTAACCTGCAGATATATTTTCTGAACAGCCGTTACCGCCAGATAGTGGATATTCAGAAAGGCGGCCGTAATATTATACAGGACCGCACCATTTACGAGGATGCCCACATTTTTGCCGAGAACCTGCACGATATGGGCCTGATGACCACCCGCGATTACGAGAATTATCAAAGCATGTTTGATAATATCACCGAATTTATCAAACCACCCGACCTGCTTGTTTATCTAAAGGCCAGCGTGCCTACCCTGGTTAACAACATACAGCGCCGCGGCCGCGAATATGAAATAGGCATCAGGATAGATTACCTGTCTAAACTCAACGAGAAATACGACAAGTGGATAAAGGGCTACAACCTGGGCAAACTGCTGGTGCTTGATAAGGACAACCTTGACTTTGCCAACAACACCGAAGACATGGCCACCATTGTAAACCTGATAGAGCGCGAAATAAACGGGTTGTTTTAA
- a CDS encoding ABC transporter ATP-binding protein has product MPTATKKEEPLIIIKDIGRKYVIGSEIIHAIKSVSLTINKGEFVALMGPSGSGKSTLMNILGCLDTPTKGEYILNGINVSHMTDNDLAEVRNSEIGFVFQTFNLLPRNSARDNVALPLVYAGISKEKRNERARIALENVGLGNRTDHRPNELSGGQRQRVAVARALINNPSIILADEPTGNLDTKTSIEIMGLMEDIHAKGNTIILVTHEEDIAMHAHRIVRMRDGLVENDYKNENIITVSKREPEAINLEKE; this is encoded by the coding sequence ATGCCCACAGCTACAAAAAAGGAAGAGCCCCTTATAATCATTAAGGATATCGGTAGAAAATACGTTATTGGATCCGAAATTATCCATGCGATAAAATCGGTAAGCCTAACTATTAATAAGGGGGAATTTGTTGCGCTGATGGGCCCTTCGGGTTCCGGTAAATCAACCCTGATGAATATTTTAGGGTGTTTAGATACGCCAACCAAAGGCGAATATATACTTAACGGCATAAATGTTAGCCACATGACTGATAACGACCTTGCCGAGGTGCGTAACTCTGAGATTGGCTTTGTTTTTCAAACATTTAACCTTTTACCACGCAACAGCGCCCGGGATAATGTTGCCCTGCCGCTGGTGTATGCCGGTATAAGCAAAGAGAAAAGGAACGAACGCGCCCGCATAGCCCTGGAGAATGTCGGGCTGGGCAACCGTACCGATCACCGCCCTAACGAACTTTCGGGTGGGCAGCGCCAGCGCGTAGCTGTAGCCCGCGCGCTGATAAACAACCCATCTATTATCCTTGCCGATGAGCCTACCGGTAACCTGGATACCAAAACATCCATAGAAATTATGGGGCTGATGGAGGATATCCACGCAAAAGGCAACACCATTATACTGGTTACCCACGAAGAGGATATTGCCATGCACGCCCACCGCATTGTGCGCATGCGCGACGGTTTGGTTGAGAACGATTATAAGAACGAGAACATTATAACGGTTAGCAAACGCGAACCCGAGGCAATTAATTTAGAAAAGGAATAG
- a CDS encoding chitinase — protein sequence MKPIISSGRAALICLFTLALLSFKCSNGNGNARQPVAKAAAPKADFSAFLTEQQFNALFPERDKFYTYRAFIQAVNDLAQIKVQVTRRAVSVYQFIRTDKTIGKATTVRQDADWNEEWAKAKPDSTYTVDYGNFCTEKDAVGNKRELAAFFAQIAHETRHGRNESYTDGLMLLHEDNTNNVYISDSDEYPPVKGQKYYGRGPMQISYNGNYGYASDCIFGDKKVLLNNPGLVETDPVVAFKTAIYFWMTPETHKPSAHDVMTGKWQPNAIDKAKGRTPGFGMTINIINGDLECNKGDDNYSMKDRIGFYQFFLKKLGAADPNCACSCGKMEPYKY from the coding sequence ATGAAACCCATAATATCATCGGGCAGGGCCGCCCTTATATGTTTATTTACTTTGGCGCTACTCAGTTTTAAATGCAGCAACGGTAACGGTAACGCCAGGCAGCCAGTTGCAAAGGCCGCGGCGCCCAAGGCAGACTTTTCGGCATTTTTGACCGAGCAGCAGTTTAACGCATTATTCCCTGAGCGTGATAAGTTTTACACTTACCGGGCCTTTATACAGGCCGTTAACGACCTGGCTCAAATAAAGGTGCAGGTAACGCGCAGGGCCGTATCTGTTTACCAATTCATCCGTACCGATAAAACTATCGGAAAGGCAACCACCGTTAGGCAGGATGCCGACTGGAACGAGGAATGGGCTAAAGCCAAGCCCGACAGCACCTACACGGTTGACTATGGTAACTTTTGTACCGAAAAAGATGCTGTTGGCAACAAACGCGAACTGGCGGCTTTTTTTGCGCAAATAGCACACGAAACCCGCCACGGCCGCAACGAAAGCTATACTGATGGACTGATGCTGCTGCACGAGGATAACACCAATAATGTTTATATCAGCGATAGTGATGAGTACCCACCGGTTAAAGGGCAAAAGTATTATGGCCGCGGCCCGATGCAGATAAGCTACAATGGCAACTATGGTTACGCTTCTGATTGTATCTTCGGCGACAAAAAGGTACTGCTGAATAACCCGGGACTGGTAGAAACCGACCCTGTTGTGGCCTTTAAAACAGCTATATACTTTTGGATGACGCCCGAAACCCACAAACCGTCGGCCCATGATGTTATGACGGGCAAGTGGCAGCCAAATGCCATTGATAAAGCCAAAGGCCGCACCCCCGGCTTTGGCATGACCATAAATATCATAAACGGCGACCTGGAATGCAACAAAGGCGACGATAACTACAGTATGAAAGACCGTATTGGTTTTTACCAGTTCTTCCTGAAAAAATTGGGTGCAGCAGACCCTAACTGCGCCTGCAGCTGCGGCAAAATGGAGCCATATAAGTATTAA
- the trpS gene encoding tryptophan--tRNA ligase, producing METVVSGIRSTGNLHLGNYYGAIQNFVKMQNEYKCYFFIADLHSLTTHPTPANLHGAAKQVLVEYLAAGIDPEKATIYLQSDVPEVIELYLYLNMNAYQGELERSTSFKDKVRANPDNVNAGLLTYPVLMAADILIHHATKVPVGKDQEQHLEMTRTFGNRFNRLYKNDYFTEPYAFNFSESLVKIPGLDGKGKMGKSEGEGNAIFLSDTPEAIRKKVMRAVTDGGPTQENQPKPQEIQNLFDLMKVVSAPDTLAHFDNLYNTCAIRYGDLKKQLAEDMIVATTPIREKINDIANDAPLLRQVARYGAAKARESASKTIKEVREIIGFRSF from the coding sequence ATGGAAACTGTTGTTAGCGGCATTCGATCTACCGGGAATTTACACCTGGGCAATTACTACGGGGCGATACAAAACTTTGTAAAAATGCAAAACGAGTATAAGTGCTACTTTTTTATAGCCGACCTTCACTCGTTAACCACGCACCCCACGCCCGCCAACCTGCATGGCGCTGCCAAACAGGTTTTGGTAGAGTACCTGGCGGCCGGTATTGACCCGGAAAAAGCAACCATATATTTACAGAGCGATGTACCCGAGGTGATTGAACTTTATTTGTACCTGAATATGAACGCATACCAGGGCGAACTGGAACGCAGCACATCGTTTAAAGATAAAGTACGCGCCAATCCGGATAATGTTAACGCAGGCCTGTTAACATACCCTGTTTTGATGGCTGCCGATATATTGATACATCATGCCACTAAAGTGCCCGTTGGTAAAGACCAGGAACAACACCTGGAAATGACCCGCACATTTGGCAACCGCTTTAACAGGCTATATAAAAATGACTATTTTACCGAGCCTTACGCATTTAACTTTAGCGAGAGCCTTGTAAAAATACCCGGACTTGACGGTAAAGGCAAAATGGGTAAAAGCGAAGGAGAAGGCAATGCCATTTTCCTTTCGGATACACCCGAAGCCATCCGCAAAAAGGTAATGCGCGCGGTTACCGATGGTGGTCCCACACAGGAAAACCAACCCAAACCTCAGGAGATACAAAACCTTTTTGACCTGATGAAGGTAGTATCGGCACCTGATACACTGGCACATTTTGATAACCTGTATAACACCTGCGCTATCCGCTACGGCGACCTTAAAAAGCAGCTTGCCGAGGATATGATCGTCGCGACGACACCCATCCGCGAAAAAATAAACGACATTGCCAACGATGCACCTTTATTAAGGCAGGTTGCCCGGTACGGTGCGGCCAAAGCCCGCGAAAGTGCTTCAAAAACCATTAAGGAAGTACGTGAAATTATCGGTTTCAGAAGTTTTTAG
- a CDS encoding 1-acyl-sn-glycerol-3-phosphate acyltransferase, with the protein MNMILKKVHLYLYQGSVAFFYFLLWPFMYYFSRKPERYKHLNRLRRVWGVVSSFCVGIRYQYHFEESIDWTQTYIVCPNHTSNLDITAMSVLVKSNCCFMGKEELVDGVVTRLFFRTVDIPVNRESKIASFRAFKTAMERLGNGITVIIFPEATIPDTYPPHLHQFKNGPFRMAIELKVPIIPVTSVNTWKILWDDGDKYGSKPGVCDIFVHKPVETAHLTINDADALRDQVHAIISKKIKEHDHRRTNG; encoded by the coding sequence ATGAATATGATATTGAAAAAAGTGCACCTTTACCTTTACCAGGGTAGCGTGGCATTTTTTTATTTTCTGTTATGGCCCTTTATGTACTATTTTTCGCGCAAGCCGGAAAGGTATAAGCACCTTAACAGGCTGCGCCGCGTGTGGGGCGTAGTAAGTTCGTTTTGTGTGGGCATCAGGTACCAATATCATTTCGAGGAAAGTATCGATTGGACCCAAACTTATATTGTTTGCCCCAACCACACCTCTAACCTGGATATTACCGCCATGAGTGTGCTGGTAAAAAGCAACTGCTGTTTTATGGGGAAAGAAGAACTGGTAGACGGGGTGGTTACGCGCCTGTTCTTCCGCACGGTAGATATACCGGTGAACCGCGAAAGTAAGATAGCATCTTTCCGGGCATTTAAAACCGCGATGGAGAGGCTCGGAAATGGCATTACGGTTATTATATTTCCGGAAGCAACGATTCCTGACACCTACCCGCCTCATCTGCACCAGTTTAAGAACGGGCCGTTCCGTATGGCTATCGAGCTTAAAGTGCCTATTATCCCGGTTACGTCGGTAAATACATGGAAAATATTATGGGACGACGGTGATAAATATGGCTCGAAGCCGGGTGTATGTGATATATTTGTACATAAGCCTGTTGAAACGGCGCATTTAACAATTAATGATGCTGATGCCCTGCGCGACCAGGTGCACGCAATTATCAGTAAAAAGATCAAGGAACATGACCATAGACGAACAAACGGTTGA
- a CDS encoding chorismate mutase: protein MAAGYFKYTLLLTWLCLIGYSSAWAQDKSIEVVNRELSQSRKKIDSLDRLLIEVLGSRQRVVQEIGVYKKKNNVPPLQPARFKQVVDKAIAAGAKEGLSAEFVTELMNAIHKESLRMEGDTTRH, encoded by the coding sequence ATGGCTGCCGGATATTTTAAATATACACTGCTTTTAACCTGGTTATGTTTAATTGGTTATTCATCCGCATGGGCACAGGATAAAAGCATCGAGGTTGTAAACCGGGAGCTTAGTCAAAGCCGCAAGAAGATAGACTCACTTGACAGGTTGCTGATTGAGGTGCTGGGCAGCAGGCAGCGCGTGGTTCAGGAAATTGGTGTTTATAAAAAGAAGAACAATGTGCCGCCGCTACAGCCGGCGCGGTTTAAACAGGTTGTTGATAAAGCAATTGCAGCCGGTGCTAAAGAGGGCTTATCTGCCGAATTTGTTACCGAATTAATGAACGCCATACATAAAGAAAGCCTGCGCATGGAGGGGGATACCACCAGGCATTAG
- a CDS encoding penicillin-binding protein activator, protein MKKILLPVITLLAAALAFQSCKKTKKVEVVRAINIRGLFTLTGSGSTLGKTSSAAIQLAAEDVNKYLAAKGVPYSIGVNVNDTRHTADLAVAHFKQAKADGISFIIGPQSSSELAALKPLADQSKIIVISQSSTAGSLAIAGDAIFRFCPSDKIEGAASANTIYKSGKKGLVTVALDDAGNKGLQTSVGNAFTAKGGVVSAVTPYAVTTTDYSAVVADIKAKVADLSATYGADKVAVYLASFDEGVEIFKLAANEPSLAGVKWYGGDGSVLSAAFTGNAAAADFAIATGFSSPSLGLPASFAAKYQPIIDKIKEKTGLEADAFALAAYDAVWAIAYTIEANNGDISDFEKLKSSFVEQANSHQGISGSDALDEAGDRATGTFDYFGIVKSGATYNWVKVGTSED, encoded by the coding sequence ATGAAAAAAATATTACTCCCCGTTATTACCCTTTTGGCTGCCGCACTCGCATTTCAGTCATGTAAAAAAACAAAAAAAGTAGAGGTGGTAAGGGCCATAAACATCAGGGGCTTGTTTACACTAACCGGTAGCGGAAGCACGTTGGGCAAAACCTCCAGCGCGGCCATACAACTTGCGGCCGAAGATGTAAATAAGTATCTGGCCGCTAAGGGCGTGCCATACAGCATAGGGGTAAACGTAAACGATACAAGGCATACTGCCGACCTTGCCGTAGCACATTTTAAACAGGCAAAGGCCGACGGAATCAGCTTTATTATAGGGCCGCAAAGCAGTTCGGAACTCGCCGCATTAAAGCCCCTTGCCGATCAATCTAAAATTATTGTAATAAGCCAGAGCAGTACCGCAGGCAGCCTGGCAATTGCCGGTGACGCGATATTCCGTTTTTGCCCTTCAGACAAAATTGAAGGTGCGGCCAGCGCTAACACCATTTATAAAAGCGGTAAAAAGGGCCTGGTAACCGTTGCGCTTGACGATGCCGGCAACAAAGGCCTGCAAACCTCGGTAGGGAACGCTTTTACAGCCAAAGGCGGCGTGGTTAGCGCTGTAACACCTTACGCTGTTACTACCACAGATTACAGCGCGGTTGTTGCTGATATTAAAGCGAAGGTAGCAGATCTTTCTGCAACTTACGGCGCCGATAAGGTGGCCGTGTACCTGGCATCATTTGATGAAGGCGTGGAGATATTTAAACTGGCCGCAAATGAGCCTTCTTTAGCTGGGGTTAAATGGTATGGTGGCGATGGGTCTGTATTGAGCGCTGCTTTTACCGGCAACGCCGCAGCTGCCGATTTTGCAATAGCCACCGGCTTTTCGTCTCCGTCATTGGGATTACCTGCCTCGTTTGCCGCCAAGTATCAACCGATTATAGATAAAATTAAAGAAAAAACAGGCTTAGAAGCTGATGCTTTCGCGTTAGCCGCTTATGATGCTGTATGGGCCATTGCATATACAATTGAAGCCAATAATGGCGATATCAGCGATTTTGAAAAGCTGAAGTCATCGTTTGTAGAACAGGCTAATTCGCACCAGGGCATTAGCGGCAGCGATGCGCTTGACGAAGCAGGCGACCGCGCAACCGGTACCTTTGATTACTTTGGAATTGTTAAATCAGGCGCTACCTACAACTGGGTTAAAGTTGGCACATCTGAAGATTAA